Proteins from a single region of Prosthecodimorpha staleyi:
- a CDS encoding bifunctional 5-dehydro-2-deoxygluconokinase/5-dehydro-2-deoxyphosphogluconate aldolase, whose protein sequence is MSPTTDPRRFDLVTLGRAAVDLYGEQVGGRLEDMGTFAKYLGGCPANIAVGASRLGLRVAMIARVGDEHMGRFVRESLAQEGVDVSQVRTDPHRLTALVILGIRDENTFPLIFYRENCADMAVTGADIDPDFVASAKALLVTGTHFSTAGTAGASRAAMAAARQAGTRVILDIDYRPVLWGLTGHGMGESRFVASDTVSRHLQAIVPDCDVVVGTEEEIHIAGGSTDTFEALRTLRSLTAAALVVKRGAAGCTIFTGPIPDTFADAIDVPGFPVDVFNVLGAGDGFMAGLLRGCLRDEPWERAGTLANACGALVVSRHGCAPAMASTAELDDFLARADRVTRLHDDARILHLHRTTTGRPQPESITALAFDHRQQFVDLAAAVRAPVERIGVLKGLIAEALLGLPGHRAGALVDGRFGREALARLTGTGRWIARPVERPGSRPLAFDFPEEPALHLRTWPIEHVAKCLVTYRADDPDDLCSAQEASLLALQRACHGTGRRFLLEVIPTGWEADPGSVTAAVERLYEAGLTPDLWKLPPMERPIDWATVSGAVRRLDPQCGGILVLGLDRPEPSLATAFEASAGLDGIRGFAIGRSVFRAAAEGFLSGRLGPRETIEAVRVRYSALLMVWDRFHAPAPVGSVA, encoded by the coding sequence ATGAGCCCCACGACCGATCCGCGCCGGTTCGATCTTGTCACCCTCGGCCGCGCCGCCGTGGATCTCTATGGAGAGCAGGTCGGTGGCCGGCTCGAGGACATGGGAACTTTCGCCAAGTATCTGGGCGGCTGCCCGGCCAACATCGCGGTCGGTGCCTCTCGACTCGGATTGCGGGTGGCGATGATCGCCCGGGTCGGCGACGAGCATATGGGGCGTTTCGTGCGCGAGTCCCTGGCACAGGAGGGCGTCGACGTCTCGCAGGTTCGGACCGACCCGCATCGCCTGACCGCTCTCGTCATTCTCGGCATCCGGGACGAGAACACCTTTCCGCTCATCTTCTACCGCGAGAACTGCGCCGACATGGCTGTGACCGGCGCCGACATCGATCCCGATTTCGTGGCCTCGGCCAAGGCGCTCCTGGTCACGGGCACGCATTTCTCGACGGCCGGCACCGCAGGCGCTTCGCGGGCCGCCATGGCGGCGGCCCGGCAGGCCGGAACGCGCGTGATCCTGGACATCGACTACCGGCCGGTTCTGTGGGGCCTCACCGGTCACGGCATGGGCGAGTCGCGGTTCGTGGCCTCCGACACGGTCTCTCGCCATCTCCAGGCGATCGTTCCGGACTGTGACGTCGTGGTCGGCACCGAGGAGGAAATCCACATCGCGGGCGGCTCGACCGACACCTTCGAGGCCCTGCGGACCCTACGCTCGCTGACCGCCGCGGCCCTCGTCGTGAAGCGCGGCGCGGCCGGCTGCACAATCTTCACCGGACCGATTCCCGACACCTTCGCGGACGCTATCGACGTCCCGGGCTTCCCGGTCGATGTCTTCAACGTGCTGGGCGCCGGTGACGGCTTCATGGCCGGGCTTTTGCGCGGATGTCTGCGCGACGAGCCATGGGAGCGGGCCGGGACGCTCGCCAATGCCTGCGGCGCGCTCGTCGTGTCACGGCACGGCTGCGCGCCCGCCATGGCGAGCACAGCCGAACTCGACGATTTCCTGGCCCGGGCCGACCGGGTGACCCGGCTGCACGACGACGCGCGCATCCTGCATCTGCATCGCACCACGACCGGGCGGCCCCAGCCCGAGTCCATCACGGCATTGGCTTTCGATCACCGCCAGCAATTCGTCGATCTCGCCGCCGCGGTCCGTGCGCCGGTAGAGCGGATCGGCGTCCTGAAGGGCCTCATCGCCGAGGCGCTGCTGGGTCTGCCGGGTCACCGGGCCGGCGCGCTGGTGGACGGTCGCTTCGGGCGAGAGGCGCTGGCGAGGCTGACGGGGACGGGGCGCTGGATTGCGCGGCCGGTGGAACGGCCGGGCAGCCGCCCGCTCGCGTTCGACTTCCCCGAAGAGCCCGCGCTCCATCTCCGCACCTGGCCGATCGAGCACGTCGCCAAGTGTCTGGTTACCTACCGGGCGGACGACCCGGACGATCTCTGCAGCGCCCAGGAGGCGAGTCTCCTCGCGCTCCAGCGCGCCTGCCACGGCACGGGCCGTCGCTTTCTGCTCGAAGTCATTCCCACCGGATGGGAAGCCGATCCAGGGTCGGTCACGGCGGCCGTCGAGCGACTCTACGAGGCCGGCCTCACGCCCGACCTGTGGAAGCTGCCGCCGATGGAGCGGCCGATAGACTGGGCCACGGTCAGCGGGGCGGTTCGCCGGCTCGATCCGCAGTGCGGCGGGATCCTCGTTCTCGGGCTGGATCGGCCCGAGCCGTCGCTCGCGACCGCCTTCGAGGCGAGCGCGGGGCTCGACGGCATCCGCGGCTTCGCCATCGGGCGGTCGGTGTTCCGTGCCGCGGCCGAAGGCTTTCTGAGCGGCCGGCTCGGCCCGAGAGAGACGATCGAAGCGGTTCGGGTCCGCTACTCAGCCCTGCTGATGGTGTGGGATCGGTTCCACGCGCCGGCGCCCGTCGGCTCGGTCGCCTGA
- a CDS encoding IS5 family transposase — protein sequence MWTPETRGRMAKIAKKTKRYPSDLTDEEWERIAPLMPKPGRTGRPREVEFREVINAVRYLVRSGCGWRMLPVHFGRWPTICGWFRELARRFLFQTIHDLELMLDRERAGREASPSASVIDSQSVKAPHAETRGYDAGKKIVGRKRHIAVDTDGRLLMVRLTPANISDGAGAQAILDAIRKRWPWVKHLFADGAYDRLYLMDKAAYLDFVLEIIRRNEGQASFQVLPRRWVVERSFGWMVRWRRLVRDYERRIDVPIAMIHVAMGGLLIRRNANL from the coding sequence ATGTGGACGCCCGAGACCAGAGGCCGGATGGCCAAGATCGCCAAGAAGACGAAGCGCTACCCGTCCGATCTGACGGACGAGGAGTGGGAGCGGATCGCACCGTTGATGCCGAAGCCCGGTCGCACCGGGCGTCCGCGCGAGGTGGAGTTTCGGGAGGTTATCAACGCGGTGCGCTACTTGGTACGGTCCGGCTGCGGCTGGCGGATGCTGCCGGTGCATTTCGGACGCTGGCCCACGATCTGCGGCTGGTTTCGCGAATTGGCGCGGCGCTTTTTGTTTCAGACCATCCATGACCTTGAACTGATGCTCGATCGCGAGCGGGCCGGGCGCGAGGCAAGCCCGTCGGCATCGGTCATTGACAGCCAATCGGTCAAGGCGCCTCATGCCGAAACAAGGGGTTACGACGCGGGCAAGAAGATCGTCGGACGCAAGCGGCACATCGCGGTCGACACCGACGGACGGCTCCTGATGGTTCGTCTGACGCCCGCCAACATCTCGGACGGCGCCGGAGCGCAGGCGATCCTGGATGCTATCCGCAAGCGTTGGCCGTGGGTCAAGCACCTCTTCGCCGATGGCGCCTATGATCGGCTATACCTGATGGACAAGGCCGCCTATCTCGACTTCGTCCTGGAGATCATCCGTCGCAACGAAGGGCAGGCAAGCTTCCAGGTCCTGCCCCGCCGTTGGGTCGTCGAGCGCAGCTTCGGCTGGATGGTCCGCTGGAGACGCCTCGTGCGTGACTACGAGCGTCGCATCGACGTGCCCATCGCTATGATTCACGTCGCCATGGGAGGCTTGCTCATCAGGCGGAACGCGAATCTTTGA
- a CDS encoding RHS repeat-associated core domain-containing protein — MDRDRRRDRQPLRCLRGVTVAFTYGPDGERLTKPKSVSDAGCTGTRTDVTLTLGADLERNTKWTCSSGSLVSASTWTKYVQSDVKRVGNGSGAAAHFLHRDHLSSVRQVTDATGALAQSQTFTPYGTRAQSTGHEEDKGYIGERHDPETGLMYLHARYYDPAIGRFVSPDTWDPLKEGVGTNRYAYADNDPINKSDPKGHIFVIDDIAIAALTVAAAGVVTQGIHDAVAGNLSPLQSYITSAAIGAATQVGSLLITRISRAPLLPKHLRFLRKRWNQCSFRLFFDKTINGPAYSTFLGMSAGGQHATYFTWDHSEALGKWIDSQDGQANIIAHSYGGDTASKFVAAGHQVQTLSIIDPVSILMPSYSAISSNIELVNS; from the coding sequence GTGGATCGCGACCGGCGCCGAGATCGCCAGCCACTACGCTGCCTGCGAGGCGTCACCGTCGCCTTCACTTATGGTCCCGACGGCGAGCGCCTGACCAAGCCGAAGTCGGTCTCGGACGCCGGCTGCACCGGCACCCGCACGGACGTGACGCTGACGCTCGGCGCCGACCTCGAACGCAACACCAAGTGGACCTGTTCGAGCGGCAGCTTGGTCTCGGCCTCGACCTGGACCAAATATGTCCAGTCGGACGTGAAGCGGGTCGGCAACGGCTCCGGCGCGGCCGCCCACTTCCTGCACCGCGACCACCTGTCGAGCGTCCGCCAGGTCACCGACGCGACCGGCGCGCTCGCCCAGAGCCAGACCTTCACGCCCTATGGCACGCGCGCACAGTCGACCGGCCACGAGGAAGACAAGGGCTATATCGGCGAGCGGCACGATCCCGAAACGGGGCTCATGTATCTGCACGCCCGCTACTACGACCCGGCCATCGGCCGCTTCGTCTCACCCGACACCTGGGATCCGCTCAAGGAAGGCGTCGGAACCAATCGCTATGCCTATGCGGACAATGATCCGATCAACAAGAGCGATCCGAAAGGGCATATTTTTGTTATCGATGATATTGCAATTGCAGCTCTAACCGTTGCTGCCGCCGGTGTCGTCACACAGGGAATTCATGATGCGGTTGCAGGGAATTTGAGCCCACTTCAATCTTATATAACGTCTGCAGCGATCGGAGCGGCAACTCAAGTTGGTTCCCTATTGATCACTCGCATATCCAGAGCGCCTTTGCTTCCAAAACATCTACGGTTTTTGCGGAAACGGTGGAATCAATGCAGTTTTAGGTTGTTTTTTGACAAAACTATCAATGGGCCAGCCTATTCTACATTTTTAGGAATGAGCGCCGGAGGACAACACGCGACTTATTTCACCTGGGATCATTCTGAGGCACTCGGGAAATGGATTGATTCACAAGATGGCCAAGCTAACATCATAGCACATAGTTATGGTGGAGATACCGCATCAAAGTTTGTCGCAGCCGGCCATCAGGTTCAAACACTTTCGATAATCGATCCGGTCAGCATTTTGATGCCATCATATTCAGCAATCTCAAGTAATATCGAGCTGGTGAATTCCTGA
- a CDS encoding polysaccharide deacetylase family protein has product MTDFPPIAFNRAAPAPRFPWPNGARSALFIGFDVDGETAWIGNTPANGDRLVTVSHGGYDGRVGIERILMLLDELKLKATFFIPGWTALAHQPQCAAIVDAGHEIGHHGYLHRRPERGAFEAAREEIDRGFEALDRALGVRPIGYRAPSGENFPELLAYLADSGLTYSSSFRDDIRPYRHRLHDDRPGPIEIPVNYAFDDWNFGMTSRVDPRPIFGREAVLNLWIDEFEATHSWGGVTTMVLHPQVSGRPMRWHLLRDFLRHVAARDDVWIATGAEIASHYAACEASPSPSLMVPTASA; this is encoded by the coding sequence ATGACCGATTTTCCGCCGATCGCCTTCAACCGCGCCGCCCCGGCGCCGCGCTTTCCCTGGCCGAACGGCGCCCGCAGCGCGCTCTTCATCGGCTTTGACGTCGACGGCGAGACCGCCTGGATCGGCAACACGCCGGCCAATGGCGACCGGCTCGTCACCGTCTCGCATGGCGGCTACGACGGCCGCGTCGGCATCGAGCGCATCCTGATGCTGCTCGACGAGCTCAAGCTGAAGGCGACCTTCTTCATTCCCGGCTGGACCGCACTCGCCCATCAGCCCCAGTGTGCGGCGATCGTCGACGCCGGGCACGAGATCGGCCATCACGGCTACCTGCATCGCCGGCCCGAACGCGGCGCCTTCGAGGCGGCGCGCGAGGAGATCGACCGGGGCTTCGAGGCGCTCGACCGGGCACTTGGCGTGCGCCCCATCGGCTACCGGGCGCCGTCGGGCGAGAATTTCCCGGAACTCCTCGCCTATCTGGCCGACAGCGGGCTGACCTATTCGAGTTCCTTCCGGGACGACATCCGCCCCTATCGCCATCGGCTGCACGACGACCGCCCCGGACCGATCGAGATCCCGGTCAACTATGCCTTCGACGACTGGAATTTCGGGATGACCAGCCGGGTCGATCCGCGCCCGATCTTCGGCCGCGAGGCGGTGCTGAACCTGTGGATCGACGAGTTCGAGGCGACGCACAGCTGGGGCGGCGTCACCACCATGGTGCTGCACCCGCAGGTGTCCGGGCGGCCGATGCGCTGGCATCTGCTGCGCGACTTCCTGCGCCATGTCGCCGCCCGCGACGACGTGTGGATCGCGACCGGCGCCGAGATCGCCAGCCACTACGCTGCCTGCGAGGCGTCACCGTCGCCTTCACTTATGGTCCCGACGGCGAGCGCCTGA
- a CDS encoding MmgE/PrpD family protein yields the protein MATDPRDDAPATGATELARLAAFASALRWDAVPADVAAKVKVHLLDTLGAALAGTRSQEFALVLGTIEPGGSTGARIWGTDRRAGARDAALVNGVAAHVFELDDTGGCDHSGAVVVPAVLAAAEGRSVSGPELLTAIVVGYEVGRRLLEAAGGYDRHNGDGWHSTGTCGTVGAAAAVARLWQLDAAATAHAITAATSFSSGLWAFIHDGAQTKKVHAGRAAEGGLFAAQLARAGFRGPAQVFDDVWGGFFRSFGHGAGDPSRFTADLGAVYKLSRVSLKPYAACRGTHSAIDAVGDLLAETGRTAEAVDGVEVRVSGLLMGMCGRREVEPLAAAQMSLPLALALRLVHGEPGLSAYAQARRHDPRVAAMLDRITLAVDAGFAPLDEPIVTLRFGDGTQAEKRVPRPTGSVERPMTPAAIDAKFAELAGLALSPEAVAEIAGLVAALPESRDVEPLLACLAGTGPAADPFR from the coding sequence ATGGCCACCGATCCACGGGATGACGCGCCGGCGACCGGCGCGACGGAACTCGCGCGCCTCGCCGCCTTCGCGTCGGCGCTGCGCTGGGACGCGGTGCCGGCCGATGTCGCCGCCAAGGTGAAGGTGCATCTTCTCGACACCCTCGGCGCGGCCCTCGCCGGCACCCGCTCGCAGGAATTCGCCCTGGTGCTCGGGACGATCGAGCCGGGCGGCAGCACCGGCGCGCGCATTTGGGGCACCGACCGACGTGCCGGCGCCCGCGACGCCGCGCTCGTCAACGGCGTCGCCGCACATGTCTTCGAACTCGACGACACCGGCGGCTGCGACCATTCGGGCGCGGTGGTGGTGCCCGCGGTGCTCGCCGCCGCGGAAGGCCGGAGCGTCTCCGGGCCCGAGCTCCTGACTGCGATCGTCGTCGGCTACGAGGTCGGCCGCCGCCTGTTGGAGGCCGCCGGCGGCTACGATCGCCACAACGGCGACGGCTGGCATTCGACCGGCACCTGCGGCACGGTCGGCGCCGCCGCCGCGGTCGCCCGCCTGTGGCAGCTCGATGCCGCGGCGACCGCCCATGCCATCACGGCGGCGACCAGCTTCTCCTCCGGACTGTGGGCCTTCATCCACGATGGCGCCCAGACCAAGAAGGTGCATGCGGGCCGCGCCGCGGAGGGGGGGCTCTTTGCCGCCCAGTTGGCGCGCGCCGGCTTTCGCGGGCCCGCGCAGGTCTTCGACGACGTGTGGGGCGGCTTCTTCCGCAGCTTCGGCCACGGCGCCGGCGATCCGAGCCGGTTCACCGCCGATCTCGGCGCGGTCTACAAGCTGTCGCGCGTCTCGCTGAAGCCCTACGCCGCCTGCCGCGGCACCCATTCGGCGATCGATGCGGTCGGCGACCTCCTCGCCGAGACCGGCCGGACGGCCGAGGCGGTTGACGGGGTCGAGGTCCGCGTCAGCGGTCTGCTGATGGGCATGTGCGGCCGGCGGGAGGTCGAACCGCTCGCCGCCGCCCAGATGAGCCTGCCGCTGGCGCTGGCCCTGCGGCTCGTCCACGGCGAGCCCGGATTGTCGGCCTATGCGCAGGCTCGGCGCCACGATCCCCGCGTCGCCGCGATGCTGGACCGCATCACGCTCGCCGTCGACGCCGGCTTCGCCCCGCTCGACGAGCCGATTGTCACCCTCCGGTTCGGGGACGGTACGCAGGCCGAAAAGCGCGTGCCGCGACCGACCGGCTCGGTGGAACGGCCGATGACGCCGGCGGCGATCGATGCGAAATTCGCCGAACTGGCCGGGCTCGCGCTCTCCCCCGAGGCGGTTGCCGAGATCGCCGGCCTCGTCGCCGCCCTGCCGGAGAGCCGGGATGTCGAACCGCTGCTCGCCTGCCTGGCCGGAACGGGCCCTGCCGCCGATCCCTTCCGCTGA
- a CDS encoding ABC transporter substrate-binding protein, which translates to MTPKLAILAIGLACAAVTPAAAQDLPARIKTAGKVIVANQPNYPPMEYKDPATNQLKGLDIDLGLALAKELGVKVEWSDIGFEQMISSLTTGRVDLIHSGMSDLPKRRETLDFVDYMKSGAQFYTSYERKDEFKVPTDLCGKKVAMSRRTSFPDETATWSKNNCEANGKPPIQVVGSEGSADARAQLKQGRVDGAVQGSETLPYLIGLEKDTYQIVGAPFTAVLQGIAFPKAETGLRDAYAGALKRLIASGEYKKIFDSYGLGITMLDTVLINGEAVK; encoded by the coding sequence ATGACGCCGAAGCTTGCCATCCTTGCCATCGGTCTCGCCTGTGCGGCCGTCACGCCGGCCGCCGCGCAGGATCTGCCGGCCCGCATCAAGACGGCCGGCAAGGTGATCGTCGCCAACCAGCCGAACTATCCGCCGATGGAATACAAGGACCCGGCGACCAACCAGCTCAAGGGTCTCGACATCGACCTCGGGCTGGCGCTCGCCAAGGAACTCGGCGTCAAGGTCGAGTGGTCCGATATCGGTTTCGAGCAGATGATCTCGTCGCTGACCACCGGCCGCGTCGATCTCATCCACTCCGGCATGAGCGATCTGCCGAAGCGCCGCGAGACGCTCGATTTCGTCGACTACATGAAATCCGGCGCGCAGTTCTACACGTCCTACGAGCGCAAGGACGAATTCAAGGTCCCGACCGATCTGTGCGGCAAGAAGGTCGCCATGAGCCGGCGTACGTCCTTCCCGGACGAGACCGCGACCTGGAGCAAGAACAATTGCGAGGCCAACGGCAAGCCGCCGATCCAGGTGGTCGGCTCGGAAGGCTCTGCCGATGCCCGCGCGCAGCTCAAGCAGGGCCGCGTCGACGGCGCCGTCCAGGGCTCCGAGACGCTGCCCTATTTGATCGGCCTGGAGAAGGACACCTACCAGATCGTCGGCGCGCCTTTCACGGCCGTGCTGCAGGGCATCGCCTTCCCGAAGGCCGAGACCGGCCTGCGCGACGCCTATGCGGGTGCGCTGAAGCGGCTGATCGCGTCGGGCGAATACAAGAAGATCTTCGACAGCTACGGCCTCGGCATCACCATGCTGGACACCGTGCTGATCAACGGCGAAGCGGTGAAGTGA
- a CDS encoding amino acid ABC transporter ATP-binding protein — protein MMSEILVKAIDVTKRFTGFTALDRASLDIRKGEVCCIIGPSGSGKSTFLRCINMLERIDGGAIWIGGELLGYRREGDRLYEMRDSEIARQRRRTGMVFQRFNLFPHLTALQNVTEGPIHVLGEDRKAAAEHARELLDRVGLSDKMNHYPSELSGGQQQRVAIARAMGMRPELILFDEPTSALDPELVSEVLDVMKDLAESGMTMVVVTHEMGFARGVADTVAFMEAGRIEEVGPAQKVLSEPDNARCAAFIRAVHK, from the coding sequence ATCATGTCGGAAATCCTCGTCAAGGCGATCGACGTCACCAAGCGCTTCACCGGCTTCACCGCGCTCGACCGCGCCAGCCTCGACATCCGCAAGGGTGAGGTCTGCTGCATCATCGGTCCGTCCGGTTCGGGCAAGAGTACCTTCCTGCGCTGCATCAACATGCTGGAGCGCATCGACGGCGGCGCCATCTGGATCGGCGGCGAACTGCTCGGCTACCGGCGCGAGGGAGACCGTCTTTATGAGATGCGCGACAGCGAGATCGCGCGCCAGCGCCGCCGCACCGGCATGGTGTTCCAGCGCTTCAACCTGTTTCCCCATCTCACGGCGCTGCAGAACGTGACCGAGGGCCCCATCCACGTCCTCGGCGAGGATCGCAAGGCCGCGGCGGAGCATGCGCGCGAACTGCTCGACCGGGTCGGCCTCTCCGACAAGATGAACCACTATCCTTCCGAACTCTCCGGCGGCCAGCAGCAGCGCGTCGCCATCGCGCGCGCCATGGGCATGCGGCCCGAGCTCATCCTGTTCGACGAGCCGACCTCGGCGCTCGATCCGGAATTGGTCTCCGAGGTTCTCGATGTGATGAAGGATCTCGCCGAGTCCGGCATGACCATGGTGGTGGTCACCCACGAAATGGGCTTCGCCCGCGGGGTGGCCGACACCGTCGCCTTCATGGAAGCCGGCCGGATCGAAGAGGTCGGCCCGGCCCAGAAAGTGTTGTCCGAACCGGACAATGCCCGCTGCGCGGCGTTCATCCGCGCCGTCCACAAGTGA
- a CDS encoding amino acid ABC transporter permease, with the protein MTDERDMYQTSHLRIVPRRHWGRWIAAGVVCLLLAALVRAFINGKIEWSYVGQFLFSQSILEGLVNTILMTFAAMAVGITLGVIFAIMRISENPVLSTIATGYVWIFRGAPALLQLLLWFNLALVFPKIGIPGLFEWRTVDVMTPFVAAMLALGIQQGAYTSEVVRGGLLSVDAGQYEAARSIGMGQLLMLRRIILPQAMRVILPPIGNELIGMVKTTSLASVIQYSEILHNAQIIYYANTRVLELLLVASFWYLSAVTVLSIGQMYVERYFARGIQRLKATG; encoded by the coding sequence ATGACCGACGAACGCGACATGTACCAGACCAGCCATCTGCGGATCGTGCCGCGGCGGCATTGGGGGCGTTGGATCGCGGCCGGTGTGGTCTGCCTGCTGCTGGCCGCTCTGGTCCGGGCCTTCATCAACGGCAAGATCGAGTGGAGCTATGTCGGCCAGTTCCTGTTCTCGCAGAGCATTCTCGAAGGCCTCGTCAACACGATCCTGATGACCTTCGCCGCCATGGCGGTCGGGATCACGCTCGGCGTGATCTTCGCGATCATGCGCATCTCCGAGAATCCCGTGCTGTCGACCATCGCGACCGGCTATGTCTGGATTTTCCGTGGCGCTCCAGCGTTGTTGCAGCTGCTGTTGTGGTTCAACCTGGCGCTGGTCTTCCCCAAGATCGGCATTCCGGGCCTGTTCGAATGGCGCACGGTCGACGTGATGACGCCCTTCGTCGCCGCCATGCTGGCGCTCGGCATCCAGCAGGGCGCCTATACGTCGGAGGTGGTTCGCGGCGGGCTCCTTTCGGTCGATGCCGGCCAGTATGAGGCGGCACGTTCGATCGGCATGGGCCAGTTGCTGATGCTGCGCCGGATCATCCTGCCGCAGGCGATGCGGGTAATCCTACCGCCGATCGGCAACGAACTGATCGGCATGGTCAAGACCACCTCGCTTGCCAGCGTCATCCAGTATTCCGAGATCCTGCACAACGCCCAGATCATCTACTACGCCAACACGCGCGTCCTGGAACTGCTGCTGGTGGCGAGCTTCTGGTACCTGTCGGCCGTGACGGTGCTTTCCATCGGGCAGATGTATGTGGAACGCTACTTCGCACGCGGGATCCAGCGTCTGAAAGCGACGGGCTGA
- the argH gene encoding argininosuccinate lyase: MKSAGGLWGARFSKAPSRALVDLSRAPANYFRLAPEDLQSSAAHARELVRAGILTAEECATVEAALADVAEAFARGEVAPIPADEDVHTFLERVLKDRLGPLGGKLRAGRSRNDQAANDLKLHLRTKARAVAVDLLALQDAIVAQATAHVDTIAPGFTHLQPAQPVSFAHQLLAHAQGLARDVDRMMDWDRRAALSPLGAAALAGSAIALHPELSAVELGYDGPCENSIDAVGARDHVAEFLFVTAMIGVNLSRLAEEVFIWNSKQFAWVELDDGYATGSSIMPQKKNPDIAELTRGRASRLIAVLQGVLIALKGIPFAYNRDLAEDKWAAFEALDTLELVLPAMTGMIATMSVDRDRLKAQATLGFTLATEVADWLARRGIPFSEAHEITGALVRHCEARGCDLSELSAADLAAVDPRLTADVLTRLTPEAAVAARSGHNGTAPASIRGQIERLAATLARQRAWTIA, translated from the coding sequence ATGAAGAGCGCAGGTGGGTTGTGGGGCGCCCGGTTCAGCAAGGCGCCGTCGCGGGCGCTGGTCGATCTGTCGCGGGCGCCGGCGAACTATTTCCGCCTGGCGCCGGAAGACCTGCAATCCTCGGCCGCCCATGCGCGCGAACTGGTTCGGGCCGGCATTCTGACCGCTGAGGAATGCGCCACCGTCGAGGCCGCACTTGCGGATGTCGCCGAGGCCTTCGCCCGTGGCGAGGTCGCGCCGATCCCGGCCGACGAGGATGTCCACACCTTCCTGGAGCGGGTCCTCAAGGACCGGCTCGGCCCGCTCGGCGGCAAGCTTCGCGCCGGCCGGTCGCGCAACGATCAGGCGGCCAACGATCTCAAGCTGCATCTCCGGACCAAGGCCCGTGCCGTTGCGGTCGATCTGTTGGCGCTGCAGGACGCGATCGTCGCCCAGGCAACGGCGCATGTCGACACCATCGCGCCCGGCTTCACCCATTTGCAGCCGGCGCAGCCGGTGTCCTTCGCCCATCAATTGCTGGCCCATGCGCAGGGCCTCGCTCGCGATGTCGACCGGATGATGGACTGGGATCGCCGCGCGGCCTTGTCGCCGCTCGGTGCCGCTGCGCTCGCCGGCTCGGCGATCGCGCTCCATCCCGAACTCTCCGCCGTCGAACTCGGCTATGACGGCCCCTGCGAGAATTCGATCGATGCCGTCGGCGCGCGCGACCATGTCGCCGAGTTCCTGTTCGTCACCGCCATGATCGGCGTCAACCTCTCGCGCTTGGCCGAGGAGGTGTTCATCTGGAACTCCAAGCAGTTCGCCTGGGTCGAGCTGGACGACGGCTATGCGACCGGCTCCTCGATCATGCCGCAGAAGAAAAACCCGGACATCGCCGAACTGACGCGCGGCCGGGCGTCCCGCCTGATCGCGGTGCTGCAGGGCGTCCTGATCGCGCTGAAGGGCATCCCCTTCGCCTACAATCGCGATCTTGCCGAGGATAAATGGGCCGCCTTCGAGGCGCTCGACACGCTCGAACTGGTGCTCCCGGCGATGACCGGTATGATCGCCACCATGTCGGTCGACCGGGATCGCCTGAAAGCCCAGGCGACTCTCGGTTTCACCCTGGCGACGGAGGTTGCCGACTGGCTGGCCCGGCGCGGCATTCCGTTCAGCGAGGCGCACGAGATCACGGGCGCGCTGGTGCGCCATTGCGAGGCGCGCGGCTGCGACCTATCCGAACTGTCGGCCGCCGATCTCGCCGCGGTCGACCCGCGACTGACCGCCGACGTGCTGACCCGGCTGACCCCGGAGGCGGCGGTGGCGGCGCGGTCGGGCCACAACGGCACGGCCCCGGCCAGCATCCGCGGGCAGATCGAACGCCTGGCGGCGACGCTCGCCCGTCAGCGGGCCTGGACGATCGCATAG